A stretch of Paludisphaera borealis DNA encodes these proteins:
- a CDS encoding Ig-like domain-containing protein, translated as MTRLSRKCVRPAIEGLEARVVLSLSPVAAGSGIPYSAIVKLEMTYPDGEEMVGSGSMIDANHVLTAGHVVYSSEHGGWATSITAIPELHGTSEPYGSAQSTYVRTFTTWINYDQGHQGETSPDALDIGLITLDTAIGDQTGWLSYGYSNTNSTFSSGAIFATAGYPAANGYDGLNMQYTSGRIDGLSTGGNGILFHNPNITIYGGQSGSPVWTTSTGVVYGVAVSDSFAIRITKSVYDQLESWRTSDAPPTPVAPPPSPAPPTVLNQTFSVAAGSSVNLTPAQLLAGAVDPQGLSLSLANVSKPAHGTLVRNLRDGSYTYRPYASYSGRDTFTIQATDGSQVSNTATITINVAGAAPTPPADSTFLVTFNTGGLYQYDSTGVKYLAGGVRSANGGLAPGGDLVYTVVFANGDLYQYDTTGAHYLAGGVQSASTAYTSSGAPTYLVVFTNGALYQYDASGVTYLAGGVGAATIAYAPSGGATYEVVFANGDLFQYDASGVSFLAGGVQSASAAYTAGGALVYEVIFQDGSLYQYDDAGAHYYFGGVTSANLANTYFSPPLSTAGSVTARRTSAAPASSTVVSDAEAVERKPPAATPSRRWGSTAAWDRRSTRVTRIAWELQTGVRPNSLLPLRAKAPRRGG; from the coding sequence ATGACGCGACTGTCGCGGAAGTGCGTGCGGCCGGCGATCGAGGGGCTTGAGGCGCGGGTCGTGCTTTCGCTCAGCCCGGTCGCGGCCGGCTCGGGAATCCCCTATTCGGCGATCGTCAAGCTGGAGATGACCTATCCCGACGGCGAGGAGATGGTCGGCAGCGGCTCGATGATCGATGCCAACCACGTCCTGACGGCCGGTCACGTCGTCTACAGCTCCGAGCACGGCGGCTGGGCCACGTCGATCACGGCCATCCCCGAGCTGCATGGAACCTCCGAGCCGTACGGCAGCGCCCAATCCACCTACGTACGCACGTTCACGACCTGGATCAATTACGACCAGGGCCACCAGGGCGAGACGTCCCCCGACGCCCTCGACATCGGCCTGATCACGCTCGACACGGCCATTGGCGACCAGACCGGCTGGCTGTCGTACGGCTACTCGAACACCAACAGCACGTTCAGCTCCGGCGCGATTTTCGCCACCGCGGGCTACCCCGCCGCCAACGGTTACGACGGCCTCAACATGCAGTACACCTCGGGACGGATCGACGGTCTCTCCACGGGCGGCAACGGCATCCTCTTTCATAATCCGAACATCACCATTTACGGCGGTCAGAGCGGCAGCCCGGTCTGGACGACCTCGACCGGCGTCGTCTACGGCGTGGCCGTGTCCGATTCGTTCGCGATCCGGATCACCAAGTCGGTGTACGATCAGCTCGAAAGCTGGAGGACGAGCGACGCGCCGCCGACTCCGGTGGCGCCTCCTCCGTCGCCCGCGCCGCCGACCGTCCTGAACCAGACGTTCAGCGTGGCGGCGGGCTCCTCGGTGAACCTCACCCCGGCGCAGTTGCTCGCCGGCGCCGTCGATCCCCAGGGGCTGTCGTTGTCGCTCGCCAACGTCTCGAAACCCGCTCACGGCACGCTGGTCAGGAATCTGCGGGACGGGTCGTACACCTACAGGCCGTACGCGTCGTACTCGGGGCGCGACACGTTCACGATCCAGGCGACGGACGGGTCGCAGGTCAGCAACACCGCGACGATCACCATCAACGTCGCCGGCGCCGCGCCGACGCCTCCGGCGGACTCGACGTTCCTCGTCACCTTCAATACCGGCGGCTTATATCAGTATGATTCGACCGGCGTGAAGTACCTGGCCGGCGGCGTGCGGTCGGCGAACGGGGGCCTTGCGCCGGGCGGCGATCTGGTCTACACGGTCGTCTTCGCGAACGGAGACTTGTACCAGTACGACACGACCGGCGCGCACTACCTGGCCGGCGGCGTGCAGTCGGCGAGCACCGCGTACACGTCGTCCGGCGCTCCCACGTACCTGGTCGTTTTCACGAACGGGGCCTTGTACCAGTACGACGCGAGCGGCGTGACGTACCTGGCCGGCGGCGTGGGGGCGGCCACCATCGCCTATGCGCCGTCGGGCGGCGCCACCTACGAGGTCGTCTTCGCGAACGGAGACTTGTTCCAGTACGACGCGAGCGGCGTGAGCTTCCTGGCCGGCGGCGTGCAGTCGGCCAGCGCGGCGTACACGGCCGGCGGCGCGCTCGTTTACGAGGTCATCTTTCAGGACGGATCGCTGTATCAGTACGACGACGCCGGCGCGCATTACTACTTCGGCGGCGTGACGTCGGCCAATCTGGCGAACACGTACTTCTCGCCCCCCCTGTCGACCGCGGGCAGCGTCACGGCGCGGAGGACCTCGGCTGCTCCGGCGTCGTCGACTGTGGTTTCCGACGCGGAAGCCGTGGAACGAAAGCCGCCCGCGGCGACTCCCAGCCGGCGATGGGGATCGACGGCCGCTTGGGATCGACGATCCACCCGCGTAACGCGGATCGCCTGGGAGTTGCAGACGGGGGTGAGACCGAATTCCCTTCTCCCCTTGCGGGCGAAGGCACCCCGAAGGGGCGGATGA
- a CDS encoding bifunctional 4-hydroxy-2-oxoglutarate aldolase/2-dehydro-3-deoxy-phosphogluconate aldolase yields the protein MSRETTLKRILDGGVVAIVRSESSESLVKVVEALAEGGVTAAEITFTVPDAVDVIRDARRQVGDALVLGAGTVLDPETARIALLAGAEYLVSPNVNPDVIRLCRRYDKVVMPGALTPTEVVTAWETGADVVKIFPADAVGPTYLKALRGPLPQIRLMPTGGVDLNTAEAFLKAGACCLGVGGSLVEPKAVAARDFDRIRSLASQYVAIVREFRAAAR from the coding sequence ATGTCGCGCGAAACCACCCTCAAGCGCATCCTCGACGGCGGCGTCGTGGCGATCGTCCGCTCCGAATCGAGCGAGTCGCTGGTGAAGGTCGTCGAAGCCCTGGCCGAAGGGGGCGTGACCGCCGCCGAGATCACCTTCACGGTCCCCGACGCCGTCGACGTCATCCGCGACGCCCGCCGCCAGGTCGGCGACGCGCTGGTCCTCGGCGCCGGCACCGTGCTCGACCCCGAGACCGCGCGCATCGCCCTGCTGGCGGGTGCCGAATACCTCGTCTCCCCCAACGTGAACCCGGACGTCATCCGCCTCTGCCGCCGCTACGACAAGGTCGTCATGCCGGGCGCGCTCACCCCCACCGAAGTCGTCACCGCCTGGGAGACCGGGGCCGACGTGGTTAAGATCTTCCCCGCCGACGCCGTCGGCCCAACTTACCTGAAGGCCCTCCGCGGCCCCCTGCCCCAGATCCGGCTCATGCCCACCGGCGGGGTCGACCTGAACACCGCCGAGGCCTTCTTGAAGGCCGGCGCCTGCTGCCTTGGCGTCGGCGGCTCGCTTGTCGAGCCCAAGGCCGTCGCCGCGCGCGACTTCGACCGCATCCGGTCCCTCGCCAGCCAGTACGTCGCCATCGTTCGCGAATTTCGCGCCGCGGCCCGGTAG
- a CDS encoding DUF790 family protein: MLTGDLVRVKISKERVLPLYLNRESAQWLEAAESLLLIFREGVGMTRGEIEAEIDELFGSGGKATLVHRGLAKVLEDGSEFEVVADVPPDVIREKVFTAAAAHRKTLGKPGPEANPLPEAGIGPRPPFRRDQVLAAVADELKVAPQTLIDGLFADLRDENRMLSFKDMTAQRLLDRYNVALAQTVLLRSVRVVVEVKNETPARYRQLFRQLKFHRLLYRVSGTMRDGYVFHIDGPLSLFSATTRYGLQMALFLPSLLRCCDFRLDAELRWGPKRDPRSFHLDPSLGLVPHQADTGVYVPPEIPAFAERFRQVAPAWELSEVTEVVELGREGVWVPDYRAVHKATGVDVFIEVVGFWKKATLDRLLDQLPRLGPPRFVLIISEKLKVDEDAVSKLPNPILWFKEIPSAPELAGILDRLLNPPDAPAKLF, translated from the coding sequence ATGCTCACCGGCGACCTGGTTCGAGTCAAGATTTCCAAGGAGCGGGTGCTGCCGCTCTATCTCAACCGCGAGAGCGCGCAGTGGCTTGAGGCGGCCGAGAGCCTGCTGTTGATCTTCCGCGAGGGCGTGGGGATGACGCGGGGTGAGATCGAGGCCGAGATCGACGAGCTGTTCGGGAGTGGGGGCAAGGCGACCCTCGTGCATCGCGGGCTGGCGAAGGTGCTGGAGGACGGCTCCGAGTTCGAGGTCGTGGCCGACGTGCCGCCGGACGTGATCCGCGAGAAGGTGTTCACCGCCGCCGCCGCGCATCGCAAGACGCTCGGCAAGCCCGGCCCGGAGGCGAACCCGTTGCCCGAGGCCGGAATCGGGCCTCGTCCTCCGTTCCGCCGTGATCAGGTTCTGGCGGCCGTCGCCGACGAGCTGAAGGTCGCGCCGCAGACGCTCATCGACGGCCTGTTCGCCGACCTTCGCGACGAGAACCGCATGCTCTCGTTCAAGGACATGACCGCCCAGCGGCTGCTCGACCGCTACAACGTCGCCCTCGCCCAGACCGTCCTGCTCCGTTCGGTCCGGGTCGTCGTCGAGGTCAAGAACGAGACCCCCGCGCGGTATCGCCAGCTCTTCCGGCAGCTCAAGTTCCACCGCCTCCTGTACCGCGTGTCGGGAACCATGCGCGACGGCTACGTCTTCCACATCGACGGCCCCCTGAGCCTGTTCAGCGCGACCACGCGGTACGGGCTTCAGATGGCCCTTTTCCTGCCGTCGCTGCTCCGCTGCTGCGACTTCCGGCTCGACGCCGAGCTGCGGTGGGGCCCGAAGCGCGATCCCCGGAGCTTCCACCTCGACCCCAGCCTGGGACTGGTGCCGCACCAGGCCGACACCGGAGTCTACGTTCCTCCCGAGATCCCGGCGTTCGCCGAGCGGTTCCGCCAGGTCGCGCCGGCGTGGGAGTTGAGCGAGGTCACCGAGGTCGTCGAACTCGGCCGCGAAGGGGTCTGGGTGCCCGACTACCGAGCCGTCCACAAGGCGACCGGCGTCGACGTCTTCATCGAGGTCGTCGGCTTCTGGAAGAAGGCGACCCTCGACCGCCTGCTCGACCAACTTCCCCGCCTGGGGCCGCCCCGGTTCGTCCTGATCATCTCCGAGAAGCTCAAGGTCGATGAGGACGCCGTCAGCAAGCTCCCGAACCCGATCCTCTGGTTCAAGGAAATCCCGAGCGCCCCGGAGCTGGCCGGCATCCTCGACCGGCTGTTGAACCCGCCCGACGCCCCGGCCAAGCTGTTCTGA
- a CDS encoding DEAD/DEAH box helicase family protein codes for MSTGDSNQSEPRPLRLVFDRGTVVVEGPKEGDDPGLPGVKFDPRSKTFRAEAIWYRTVVEHIRRQKLVYTDDARGYGPTLTPWKIQVAKNAFPHQTEGLDAWWKAGGRGVVVLPTGTGKTHLANMAIERAGRPTLIVTPTIDLMNQWYDELTLSFGVEIGLLGGGYNDVQPITVTTYDSAYINMERLGDRFGLIVFDECHHLPGATYGLSAICAIAPFRLGLTATPERADNAHTHLDQLIGPIVYRREITQLRGEFLADYQVVPLYVSLSEEERLRYDEARECYRAFVTNSGIDMRRPDGWSRFLFLAFRSPEGREAFHAYREQRTLALAAPAKLKLLERLLDRHNHDRVLIFTHDNATVYTIARQFLVPVITHQTKTKERREILLRFNSGAYPIVATSKVLNEGVNVPEANVAIILSGSGSVREHVQRLGRILRKSGDKKAVLYEVITRGTVEEYTSNRRRQHSAYDGD; via the coding sequence ATGAGTACGGGTGACTCGAACCAGAGCGAGCCCCGGCCGTTACGGCTGGTCTTCGACCGGGGGACGGTGGTCGTCGAGGGGCCGAAGGAAGGGGACGACCCCGGATTGCCGGGGGTGAAGTTCGACCCCCGGAGCAAGACCTTCCGGGCCGAGGCGATCTGGTACCGGACGGTCGTCGAGCACATCCGCCGGCAGAAGCTCGTCTACACCGACGACGCGCGCGGGTATGGCCCGACGTTGACCCCCTGGAAGATCCAGGTGGCCAAGAACGCCTTTCCGCACCAGACCGAGGGGCTCGACGCCTGGTGGAAGGCCGGCGGCCGCGGGGTGGTGGTTCTGCCGACCGGAACAGGCAAGACGCATCTGGCGAATATGGCGATCGAGCGGGCTGGGCGGCCGACCCTGATCGTCACGCCGACCATCGACCTGATGAACCAGTGGTACGACGAGCTGACGCTGAGCTTCGGCGTCGAGATCGGCCTGCTCGGCGGCGGCTACAACGACGTCCAGCCGATCACCGTCACGACCTACGACTCGGCCTACATCAACATGGAGCGCCTGGGCGATCGGTTCGGCCTGATCGTCTTCGACGAGTGCCATCACCTGCCGGGGGCGACCTACGGGCTCTCGGCCATCTGCGCGATCGCGCCGTTCCGGCTCGGCCTGACCGCGACCCCCGAGCGGGCCGACAACGCCCACACGCACCTCGACCAGCTCATCGGCCCGATCGTCTACCGCCGCGAGATCACCCAGCTTCGCGGCGAGTTCCTGGCCGACTACCAGGTGGTCCCGCTGTACGTCTCGCTCAGCGAAGAGGAGCGGCTGCGGTACGACGAGGCCCGCGAGTGCTACCGGGCGTTCGTGACCAATTCGGGAATCGATATGCGTCGGCCCGACGGCTGGAGCCGGTTCTTGTTCCTGGCGTTCCGCTCGCCCGAGGGCCGCGAAGCCTTCCACGCCTACCGCGAACAGCGCACCCTGGCCCTGGCCGCTCCGGCGAAGCTGAAGCTGCTCGAACGGCTGCTCGACCGCCACAACCACGACCGCGTCCTGATCTTCACCCACGACAACGCCACGGTCTACACCATCGCCCGCCAGTTCCTCGTTCCGGTCATCACCCACCAGACCAAGACCAAGGAGCGCCGGGAGATCCTCCTGCGGTTCAATTCGGGGGCCTACCCGATCGTGGCGACTTCCAAGGTTTTGAACGAGGGAGTGAACGTCCCCGAGGCCAACGTGGCGATCATCCTCAGCGGCTCGGGCTCGGTCCGCGAGCACGTCCAGCGGCTCGGCCGCATCCTCCGCAAGTCGGGAGACAAGAAAGCGGTGCTCTACGAGGTCATCACCCGGGGCACGGTCGAGGAATACACGTCGAACCGCCGGAGGCAGCACAGTGCTTACGACGGGGATTGA